TGCACCATGCAGTTCGGCATCTTCACCGTCAGCGACGTGACGACGGACCCCACCACCGGCCGGACGCCGGACGACACCCAGCGCGTCAAGGACATCCTGACGATCGCCGAGCACGCCGACCAGGCGGGCCTGGACGTCTTCGCCACGGGTGAGCACCACAACCCGCCGTTCGTCGCCTCGAGCCCGACGACGATGCTCGGCTACCTCGCCGGTCGGACGAAGCACATCACCCTGTCGACCAGCACGACGCTGATCACCACGAACGACCCGGTGCGCATCGCCGAGGAGTACGCGATGCTCCAGGTGATCTCCGACGGCCGCATGGACCTCATGATGGGCCGCGGCAACACCGGCCCCGTGTACCCCTGGTTCGGCCAGGACATCCGCCAGGGCGTGAACCTGGCGATCGAGCACTACGCGCTCGTCCGCCAGCTCTGGGAGAACGACGTCGTGGACTGGCAGGGCAAGTTCCGCACCCCGCTGCAGGGCTTCACGTCGACCCCGCGTCCGCTCGACGGCGTCCCGCCGTTCGTCTGGCACGGTTCGATCCGCACGCCCGAGATCGCCGAGCAGGCGGCCTACTACGGCGACGGCTTCCTGCACAACAACATCTTCTGGCCGATCCAGCACACCGAGCAGATGGTCGGTCTGTACCGCCAGCGCTTCGAGCACTACGGGCACGGCACCGCCGACCAGGCGATCGTCGGTCTCGGTGGGCAGTTCTTCGCCCGGAAGAACTCGCAGGACGCGTGGGACGAGTTCCGCCCGTACTTCGACAACGCCCCGGTCTACGGTCACGGCCCCTCGATGGAGGACTTCACCGCCCAGACCCCGCTCACGGTCGGCTCCCCGCAGCAGGTCATCGACCGGTACGCGACGATGAAGGACCACGTCGGGCACTACCAGCGCCAGCTGTTCCTGATCGACCACGCGGGGCTGCCGCTCAAGACGGTGCTCGAGCAGATCGACATCCTGGCCGAGGACATCGTCCCCGAGCTCCGTCGCATCAACGACGCAGACCGTCCGGCGCACGTGCCGTCGGACCCGCCGTCGCACGCGGACCGCGTGGCCGCGGCCCTCGCCGCCGGCACCGTCGGCAGCGACCACGTCGCGGCCGAGGATGCGTGGACGGGCGCGTCCGTCTGACCGCAGACGTGACCACCTGACGGACGGGAGGCACGGTGCCAGCTGGCACCGTGCCTCCCGTCCGTCACGCCGGTGACGTTCCGTCCCATCGCGACCGACCCGGGATGCCGATCCGCGCATCGGAAGCCGGATCTCCGGTCCTCCGATGCGCGGATCGGCCTCCTGTGCGCGGATCAGTCTCCGACGCACGGATCGGAGTGCGAGGTGCGGGCGGGGGCTGGGCGGGCGGGGGCCGGGCGGGCGGGGACGAGCTTCAGGCCGACGACGCAGCCGACGATCCCGGCGATGAACAGCAGGCGCAGGACCGTGACGGGCTCCACTCCGGTTGCCATGCCCCACAGCACGGTGAGCGCGGCGCCGGTGCCCGTCCACACGGCGTACGCGGTGCTGATCGGGATGTGCCGGAGCACGTAGCCGAACGCCACGAGGCTGACGACGATCGTGACGGCGAAGACGGCCGTCGGACCCGGCTGGCTGAAGCCGTCGCTCGCGCCGAGGGCGGTCGCCCAGACGGTCTCGAGCGCGGCGCTGACGAACAGGACGAGCCACGCCACCTCAGCTCACCACCTTGAGGCCGACCACGCAGGCGACCAGACCGAGCACGAGGGCGACCCGGGCCAGCGACGCGGCCTCCTGACGGCGCAGGATCGCGACGACCACGGTCAGCGAGGCGCCGATCCCGACCCAGACGGCGTAGGCCGTACCGACCGGGATCGCCTGCATCGCGAACGCCAGGCCGACCATGCTCAGCGCCATGCCGGCGACGAACACGATCGTCGGGACCACCTTATTGAACCCGTTCGACGCACTCAGCGCGGTGGCCCACACCGCTTCGAGCACGCCGGACGCCACCAGGACCAGCCAGGCCATGAGAGGCTCCTCTCCTCGTTCCGGCGTGAGTCGCACGAGTGTGCGACTCTTACCGGACCGACGGTAGCACGACTCGCACGACCGTGCGAGTATGGACGGATGACCACGCGCGAAGACCTCGAGCAGCGCCGCGTCGACGTGTCCGACGCCGCGTGCCGCGTGCTCGCCCGGGACGGCCTCGGCGCGCTGAGCGTCCGGGGCGTCGCGGCCGAGGCCGGGCTGCCGCCGAGCACCGTCCGGTACGTCTTCCCGACCCAGGCCGCGATGCGCGAGCACGCCATCACGCTCGTGTTCGACCGCACGCGGGAGCGCATCGACGCGATCCCCGCCGGGCTGCCGGACGACGAGACCGCGCGGCGGATCCTGGTCGAGCTCCTGCCGCTCGACGACGAACGCATCGTCGAGCTCGACGTCTACCTGGCGCTCGGGAACGCGGCGCTGACGGACGACGCGCTCCGGCCGGCCCTCGACCGGGTGGTCGCCGAGATGCGCGCCTGGTGCGACCGGATCGTCGCGCTGGTCGGGGTGCCCGAGGACGACCGCGTCGACGAGGCCTGTCGGCTGCACGCCCTCGTGGACGGGCTCTGCGTGCACGTCACACGCCTGGCCCCGGGGGAGTCCGGCGAGTGGGCGATCGCGCTGCTCGACCGGCACCTGACGGGCCTGCCCACGGCCTGAGGCCCGGCACCGCGCGGCTCGGCGGGAGCAGACGTGCTCCTCGCCTATCCTGTCCCGGTGACGAGCGCCCCCACTCGCCCCACCCCGACCCGCACGCTCACCGGCCCCGGCCTGGTGCTCGGTGCCGTCGTGGTGCTGCTCGCCGTGCGCGTCGCGTCGCCGAGCGTCGGGACGACCGGGCTACCGGACGTCGTGCAGGACTTCCTGACGCTGGCGATCAGCGTCGTGGTCGAGTCGCTGCCGTTCGTCGTGCTCGGCATCGTGCTGTCGATCGTCGTCGAGGTGTGGGTGCCCGTCGGCGTGCTCGAGAAGCTGCTGCCCGAGCGCCCGCTGCCCCGGCGCGCGGTGATCTCGCTCATCGGGATGCTCTTCCCGGTGTGCGAGTGCGGCAATGTCCCGCTGGCCCGCGGGCTCATGCTGCGCGGCTTCACCCCGGCCGAGGCGGTCACGTTCCTGGTCGCGGCACCGATCCTCAACCCCCTCGTCATCATCAGCACCGCGCAGGCCTTCGGG
The Curtobacterium citreum genome window above contains:
- a CDS encoding LLM class flavin-dependent oxidoreductase, with product MQFGIFTVSDVTTDPTTGRTPDDTQRVKDILTIAEHADQAGLDVFATGEHHNPPFVASSPTTMLGYLAGRTKHITLSTSTTLITTNDPVRIAEEYAMLQVISDGRMDLMMGRGNTGPVYPWFGQDIRQGVNLAIEHYALVRQLWENDVVDWQGKFRTPLQGFTSTPRPLDGVPPFVWHGSIRTPEIAEQAAYYGDGFLHNNIFWPIQHTEQMVGLYRQRFEHYGHGTADQAIVGLGGQFFARKNSQDAWDEFRPYFDNAPVYGHGPSMEDFTAQTPLTVGSPQQVIDRYATMKDHVGHYQRQLFLIDHAGLPLKTVLEQIDILAEDIVPELRRINDADRPAHVPSDPPSHADRVAAALAAGTVGSDHVAAEDAWTGASV
- a CDS encoding DMT family transporter — encoded protein: MAWLVLFVSAALETVWATALGASDGFSQPGPTAVFAVTIVVSLVAFGYVLRHIPISTAYAVWTGTGAALTVLWGMATGVEPVTVLRLLFIAGIVGCVVGLKLVPARPAPARPAPARTSHSDPCVGD
- a CDS encoding DMT family transporter, with the translated sequence MAWLVLVASGVLEAVWATALSASNGFNKVVPTIVFVAGMALSMVGLAFAMQAIPVGTAYAVWVGIGASLTVVVAILRRQEAASLARVALVLGLVACVVGLKVVS
- a CDS encoding TetR/AcrR family transcriptional regulator; this translates as MTTREDLEQRRVDVSDAACRVLARDGLGALSVRGVAAEAGLPPSTVRYVFPTQAAMREHAITLVFDRTRERIDAIPAGLPDDETARRILVELLPLDDERIVELDVYLALGNAALTDDALRPALDRVVAEMRAWCDRIVALVGVPEDDRVDEACRLHALVDGLCVHVTRLAPGESGEWAIALLDRHLTGLPTA